Proteins encoded together in one Lathyrus oleraceus cultivar Zhongwan6 chromosome 5, CAAS_Psat_ZW6_1.0, whole genome shotgun sequence window:
- the LOC127085032 gene encoding agamous-like MADS-box protein MADS1 isoform X2, whose amino-acid sequence MLPNMELPNEGGEGSSQKKLGRGKIEIKRIENTTNRQVTFCKRRNGLLKKAYELSVLCDAEVALVVFSTRGRLYEYANNSVRATIERYKKACAASTNAESVSEANTQFYQQESSKLRRQIRDIQNLNRHILGEALGSLSLKELKNLEGRLEKGLSRVRSRKHETLFADVEFMQKREIELQNHNNYLRAKIAEHERAQQQQQNLMPETMCESLPSQTYDRNFFPVNLLGSDQQEYSRQDQTALQLV is encoded by the exons ATG CTACCAAACATGGAGCTACCAAATGAAGGTGGAGAAGGATCTTCTCAAAAGAAATTAGGAAGAGGAAAAATCGAAATCAAGAGGATCGAGAACACTACAAATAGACAAGTCACCTTTTGCAAACGCCGCAACGGATTGCTGAAGAAAGCTTATGAATTATCAGTTCTTTGTGATGCTGAAGTTGCTCTCGTTGTCTTCTCGACCCGCGGCCGCTTGTATGAGTATGCTAACAACAG TGTTAGAGCAACTATTGAAAGGTACAAAAAAGCATGTGCTGCTTCTACTAATGCAGAATCTGTATCTGAAGCTAATACCCAG TTTTACCAGCAAGAGTCATCAAAATTGAGAAGACAGATTCGAGATATTCAGAATCTAAATAG ACACATCCTTGGTGAAGCTCTTGGATCTTTGAGTCTGAAGGAACTAAAGAATCTTGAAGGTAGATTGGAGAAAGGTTTAAGCAGAGTTAGATCTAGAAAG CATGAGACTTTGTTTGCTGATGTGGAGTTCATGCAAAAGCGG GAAATTGAGCTGCAAAACCATAACAACTATCTACGAGCTAAG ATAGCTGAACATGAAAGAGCTCAACAACAGCAACAAAATTTGATGCCGGAAACAATGTGTGAGTCTTTACCTTCACAGACCTATGACAGAAACTTCTTTCCTGTAAATCTTCTCGGATCGGATCAGCAGGAGTATTCGCGTCAAGACCAAACCGCTCTTCAGCTTGTGTAA
- the LOC127085032 gene encoding agamous-like MADS-box protein MADS1 isoform X1: MLPNMELPNEGGEGSSQKKLGRGKIEIKRIENTTNRQVTFCKRRNGLLKKAYELSVLCDAEVALVVFSTRGRLYEYANNSVRATIERYKKACAASTNAESVSEANTQFYQQESSKLRRQIRDIQNLNRHILGEALGSLSLKELKNLEGRLEKGLSRVRSRKHETLFADVEFMQKREIELQNHNNYLRAKIAEHERAQQQQQNLMPETMCESLPSQTYDRNFFPVNLLGSDQQEYSRQDQTALQLV; this comes from the exons ATG CTACCAAACATGGAGCTACCAAATGAAGGTGGAGAAGGATCTTCTCAAAAGAAATTAGGAAGAGGAAAAATCGAAATCAAGAGGATCGAGAACACTACAAATAGACAAGTCACCTTTTGCAAACGCCGCAACGGATTGCTGAAGAAAGCTTATGAATTATCAGTTCTTTGTGATGCTGAAGTTGCTCTCGTTGTCTTCTCGACCCGCGGCCGCTTGTATGAGTATGCTAACAACAG TGTTAGAGCAACTATTGAAAGGTACAAAAAAGCATGTGCTGCTTCTACTAATGCAGAATCTGTATCTGAAGCTAATACCCAG TTTTACCAGCAAGAGTCATCAAAATTGAGAAGACAGATTCGAGATATTCAGAATCTAAATAG ACACATCCTTGGTGAAGCTCTTGGATCTTTGAGTCTGAAGGAACTAAAGAATCTTGAAGGTAGATTGGAGAAAGGTTTAAGCAGAGTTAGATCTAGAAAG CATGAGACTTTGTTTGCTGATGTGGAGTTCATGCAAAAGCGG GAAATTGAGCTGCAAAACCATAACAACTATCTACGAGCTAAG ATAGCTGAACATGAAAGAGCTCAACAACAGCAACAAAATTTGATGCCGGAAACAATGTGTGAGTCTTTACCTTCACAGACCTATGACAGAAACTTCTTTCCTGTAAATCTTCTCGGATCGGATCAGCAGGAGTATTCGCGTCAAGACCAAACCGCTCTTCAGCTTGT GTGA
- the LOC127085032 gene encoding agamous-like MADS-box protein MADS1 isoform X3 — MELPNEGGEGSSQKKLGRGKIEIKRIENTTNRQVTFCKRRNGLLKKAYELSVLCDAEVALVVFSTRGRLYEYANNSVRATIERYKKACAASTNAESVSEANTQFYQQESSKLRRQIRDIQNLNRHILGEALGSLSLKELKNLEGRLEKGLSRVRSRKHETLFADVEFMQKREIELQNHNNYLRAKIAEHERAQQQQQNLMPETMCESLPSQTYDRNFFPVNLLGSDQQEYSRQDQTALQLV; from the exons ATGGAGCTACCAAATGAAGGTGGAGAAGGATCTTCTCAAAAGAAATTAGGAAGAGGAAAAATCGAAATCAAGAGGATCGAGAACACTACAAATAGACAAGTCACCTTTTGCAAACGCCGCAACGGATTGCTGAAGAAAGCTTATGAATTATCAGTTCTTTGTGATGCTGAAGTTGCTCTCGTTGTCTTCTCGACCCGCGGCCGCTTGTATGAGTATGCTAACAACAG TGTTAGAGCAACTATTGAAAGGTACAAAAAAGCATGTGCTGCTTCTACTAATGCAGAATCTGTATCTGAAGCTAATACCCAG TTTTACCAGCAAGAGTCATCAAAATTGAGAAGACAGATTCGAGATATTCAGAATCTAAATAG ACACATCCTTGGTGAAGCTCTTGGATCTTTGAGTCTGAAGGAACTAAAGAATCTTGAAGGTAGATTGGAGAAAGGTTTAAGCAGAGTTAGATCTAGAAAG CATGAGACTTTGTTTGCTGATGTGGAGTTCATGCAAAAGCGG GAAATTGAGCTGCAAAACCATAACAACTATCTACGAGCTAAG ATAGCTGAACATGAAAGAGCTCAACAACAGCAACAAAATTTGATGCCGGAAACAATGTGTGAGTCTTTACCTTCACAGACCTATGACAGAAACTTCTTTCCTGTAAATCTTCTCGGATCGGATCAGCAGGAGTATTCGCGTCAAGACCAAACCGCTCTTCAGCTTGT GTGA